The DNA sequence AAGATGGAATACCCAGGCACAAATCGGTACCACACCATCAATCCGACGAGCACAAGGAACTGCAACATGAACTCGACGAGTCCGACTCCAACCTTGGCAAGCGGTAACACGAGTCGTGGGAAGTAAACTTTCGTCAGAAGCGCTGACCCACCGACAACACTTTGAGTGACTCCACTTAGCGATGTAGAGAAGTACAGCCATGGCATCAGGCCGGCAAAGGCAAAGATCGGATAGGGCACTGCGGTTTCGACTTTGACAAACACGCCGAAAACCAAAGTGAAGATCGCCGCGGTTAAGGCGGGTCTTAAGATCGCCCAGCCATATCCGATCACACTTTGACGAAAGCGAGCTGAAATGTCTCGCCAAAGAAGTAGCCACAAGAGGTCTCGGTACCTCCATAATTCGACCAGATTGAATGCTTGCCAGTGATTGGCCGGCTCAATCAACGTTCGATGGCGAGATGATTGCAGAACATGACCAGTGTCGTTGAGTGGTGTCATTGGACCAGCCATGTTCATTGTGATAGCTCGATCCAGTGTGGTTGTGTTTCTGCGAAGGCGGCGATTTCTTCAAGGATCTGCTCGGTGCGTTTTGCTGGTTTCCAATTCCAAACTTCGGTCGCCAATCGGGCATCCAGCACTACCCAAGGGAGATCGAATTGGCGTGGGGTTGGATCGCTCGTGACTGATCGTGGGCCCCACCGGTTTTCGCACCAACGGCTCAGGTTTTGAAGTGAGATTGCGGAATCGGGACCGCCCGAAACATTGACGATTCGAGGCTGATCGCCGTCGTTTGCTTTGAGCTGACGAATCAGCAATTCCGCCAAGTCGTGAGGGTGCAAACAATCACGAACTTGATGTCCTTGGCCGTCAAATCCGATGTAGCGCAGGGGCGTTTTTTCCTTCCAGCTGTGAAGCCAAAACGCAAAGATACCCTGATCACTTTTTCCAAACTGCCCGGCCCCCGCCATCACTCCACAGCGATTGATCCAGACCGGAAAGTCGAACGTGTAGCCGTACTCCAACGCCAATTGTTCGGAAGCCAATTTGGTCGCGCCGTAGAGCGAAATCGGGGCCGCAACTGAGAACCGTTCCGAGATCCCCATGTCGGTGACTCCGAGGGGGCAGTTGGTGGCGATCGGTTCGAAAGCGCCATCACATACGTTAACCGCAAGCCTAGCAAGCGGTGGAATCGAATAGACTCGGCTTGTGCTTAAATGAATGAATCCGGCGCGTTGGGATTTACAGTGTTCAAGTAGATTGATTGTTCCGGAAAGATTGGATTCCAAAAGCTGACGGCTACCTGATCGATGTCCCAGTCCGGCGACGACACTGGGATTGGCAGCCGCATCGATTACCCAATCGACTTTTCCGATCGTTTCGACGTCACTTTGCAACCGGATATCGCCATGGGAAACGTCGATGCCTCGTTGGGCAAGGCGTTCACGGTTTCTCCAACAACCTTTCCGCGAAAGGTTGTCGATGCCGCGAACGCGGAGGACGCTTTCGGGAAAGCGTTCGCGAAACGCGACAGCTAGTTCGCTGCCGACGAACCCGCAAATCCCGGTGATAAAAACTTCGGTACTCAACGGTCAGATTTTGGGGCGACGAGAGATTCGATCTCTAGCAGTGGCTTAAAACACTGATGCCAGGTTAGCTCGGAGGCTCGTTCACGACCGGCGAGACTCAGTTGATTCCAAAGGCCTCGATCGATCATCAAACGCTCGATCGCATCGGACATCCATCCCGGGTCGCCGACGGGGCCGAATAGGCCCGCCTGTTGGCA is a window from the Roseiconus lacunae genome containing:
- a CDS encoding ABC transporter permease, encoding MTPLNDTGHVLQSSRHRTLIEPANHWQAFNLVELWRYRDLLWLLLWRDISARFRQSVIGYGWAILRPALTAAIFTLVFGVFVKVETAVPYPIFAFAGLMPWLYFSTSLSGVTQSVVGGSALLTKVYFPRLVLPLAKVGVGLVEFMLQFLVLVGLMVWYRFVPGYSILAIPMFVLITIVTALAFGIWLTALNVRYRDIGMAVPFLVQIWMYLCPIAYPISLVPERFQALYSLNPMVGVIEGFRWSLLNSSSPDWSMIGISFFSTFVVLVGGLFYFRRVESTFADVI
- a CDS encoding NAD-dependent epimerase/dehydratase family protein; the protein is MSTEVFITGICGFVGSELAVAFRERFPESVLRVRGIDNLSRKGCWRNRERLAQRGIDVSHGDIRLQSDVETIGKVDWVIDAAANPSVVAGLGHRSGSRQLLESNLSGTINLLEHCKSQRAGFIHLSTSRVYSIPPLARLAVNVCDGAFEPIATNCPLGVTDMGISERFSVAAPISLYGATKLASEQLALEYGYTFDFPVWINRCGVMAGAGQFGKSDQGIFAFWLHSWKEKTPLRYIGFDGQGHQVRDCLHPHDLAELLIRQLKANDGDQPRIVNVSGGPDSAISLQNLSRWCENRWGPRSVTSDPTPRQFDLPWVVLDARLATEVWNWKPAKRTEQILEEIAAFAETQPHWIELSQ